A genome region from Pyrenophora tritici-repentis strain M4 chromosome 9, whole genome shotgun sequence includes the following:
- a CDS encoding TEF1, Translation elongation factor EF-1alpha (GTPase) — translation MSEAGKILAVLGSHGAGKATTIGNLIYKCGGIDMPTLERLEKGRNNGYARAFNEIKARNEKLYFYTPNNKITVTENLSNADGLLLIIMPHETDKQLQEIGDQLNGMASHKMVVLVNKLDEVDWSEDAFTDSVRVTNAVLQSLGVSKEQYDTRR, via the exons ATGTCAGAGGCAGGCAAAATCCTGGCTGTTCTAGGAAGCCATGGTGCCGGGAAAGCGACGACTATCGGCAATCTCATCTATAAG TGTGGAGGTATCGATATGCCAACTCTGGAGAGACTCGAGAAAGGGCGCAACAACGGATACGCCAGAGCCTTCAACGAGATCAAGGCGAGGAACGAAAAACTTTACTTCTACACACCCAATAACAAGATTACCGTAACGG AAAATTTATCTAACGCTGACGGTCTCCTTCTCATCATTATGCCTCATGAGACAGACAAGCAGCTGCAAGAGATTGGTGATCAATTGAACGGCATGGCGTCACACAAGATGGTGGTTCTGGTTAATAAGCT GGACGAAGTCGATTGGTCTGAAGATGCGTTCACAGATTCGGTCCGAGTCACCAATGCCGTGCTTCAGAGCCTTGGAGTTTCCAAAGAACAGTATGATACACGTCGCTGA
- a CDS encoding Ferritin-2 multi-domain protein: protein MLTKSLLTTSVLVAFAAAAPQYSAAPQETGDGPAGYTNADASFSVTFTPAATPASVFGPDSQVPAIPTEAGSAPPRRSSDVTGATSHGPYSGTPTTTGAAKAPTTIGTAIAPLPPNPTATYYNTNGLPQNPMPIPYTPAGGLGTNGTEPRYMVNSDFDYESITLGLYQEWIELDLFNNGLAVFSTQDFLDAGLTAEDRAYIAFMATQESGHATLLTNMLGETAPPQCTYNYPYRTVREFIDFNIKVTRFGESGVWGFLAHMDSREVATLLSQSIATEARQQISFRQMMGLHPMPVWFETGIPQSWQWTYLAPYISSCPENTTRLAWQNFPALFIDNQPNPNRFSPNDTKPHEVAGGRVADPADSTIPADESCVNINGTEHPGYSCGPAIARNRSEPLSFPGKLVNLTWENPGLAVGPNNSYITDTTAGAPAFVAWVSQLNLTYTPLEITGENTGFTYQPAGEVYEGDPAVNGTMFVALTDANPYLTPFNLSMINPHVVALGLYSSG from the exons ATGTTGACCAAGAGCCTCCTCACCACTTCGGTCCTTGTAGCCTTTGCTGCCGCTGCTCCTCAGTACAGCGCCGCGCCCCAAGAGACTGGTGATGGGCCAGCAGGCTACACCAACGCGGATGCCAGCTTCTCCGTGACCTTCACGCCAGCTGCGACTCCCGCTTCTGTCTTCGGTCCTGACTCCCAGGTTCCC GCTATTCCCACAGAAGCTGGCTCAGCTCCTCCCCGGAGGAGCTCTGATGTAACTGGAGCCACCAGCCATGGACCATACTCTGGTACACCCACGACTACTGGAGCCGCTAAGGCGCCCACTACCATTGGCACCGCCATTGCTCCTCTGCCGCCGAACCCAACGGCTACCTACTACAACACCAATGGCCTGCCTCAGAACCCCATGCCCATTCCCTACACACCAGCTGGCGGTCTTGGCACCAACGGTACCGAGCCTCGCTACATGGTCAACAGCGACTTCGACTACGAGTCCATCACCCTTGGTCTCTACCAGGAGTGGATCGAGCTCGACTTGTTTAACAACGGTCTTGCCGTCTTCTCTACTCAGGACTTCCTTGACGCTGGTCTGACTGCTGAGGACCGCGCCTACATTGCCTTCATGGCAACCCAGGAGAGTGGCCATGCTACTCTCCTCACCAACATGCTCGGCGAGACTGCTCCTCCCCAGTGCACTTACAACTACCCATACCGCACTGTCCGCGAGTTCATCGACTTCAACATCAAGGTCACTCGCTTCGGTGAGTCTGGTGTTTGGGGGTTCCTTGCCCACATGGACTCTCGCGAGGTTGCCACTCTCCTCTCTCAGTCCATCGCTACCGAGGCCCGCCAACAGATCTCTTTCCGTCAGATGATGGGTCTTCATCCCATGCCCGTCTGGTTCGAGACTGGCATTCCTCAGTCATGGCAATGGACCTACCTTGCTCCCTACATCAGCTCCTGCCCCGAGAACACCACTCGTCTCGCATGGCAGAACTTCCCCGCTTTGTTCATCGACAACCAGCCCAACCCCAACCGCTTCTCTCCCAACGACACCAAGCCCCACGAGGTTGCCGGTGGCCGCGTCGCTGACCCTGCCGACTCCACCATCCCCGCTGATGAGAGCTGTGTGAACATCAATGGCACTGAGCACCCCGGCTACTCTTGCGGCCCAGCCATCGCGCGCAACCGCTCTGAGCCTCTGTCTTTCCCCGGAAAGTTGGTCAACCTCACCTGGGAGAACCCCGGTCTTGCTGTCGGCCCCAATAACTCCTACATCACCGACACCACTGCTGGCGCCCCTGCCTTCGTCGCTTGGGTCTCGCAGCTAAACCTTACTTACACTCCTCTCGAGATCACCGGTGAGAACACTGGTTTCACCTACCAGCCCGCCGGTGAGGTCTACGAGGGTGACCCAGCCGTTAACGGTACCATGTTCGTTGCTCTTACTGACGCCAACCCTTACCTCACTCCCTTCAACTTGAGCATGATCAACCCTCACGTTGTCGCTCTTGGTCTTTACTCATCTGGTTAA
- a CDS encoding TRM1, N2,N2-dimethylguanosine tRNA methyltransferase, which translates to MASADVPMTDALAKTIDATPQAGQQISHAGKEYTTIKEGLAHILVPQGVPTSTDPKLSKEDTQKQQVFYNPIQQFNRDLSVLAIKTFGQDSIQRKSKKHEQFKERNARKKQRMQASRAAKDVADGSNDVTEVNQTAAVPGVEEVTSKKRKLDDVEMEDDAAPPKKQRVTENGEKEAEDEVDINGGRTPWKPAFSILDALSATGLRALRYAQEIPFATAVTANDMSPNAVESIKLNVKHNKLEETITANTGNAIAYMYSFCDKKGYDVIDLDPYGTAAPFIDAAIQAINDDGMLCVTCTDSAIFASHGYLEKTYSQYGGLPFKGEPCHEGGLRLILHAIASSAARYGMAIEPLLSLSIDYYIRVFVRVRKAPNDVKLLAGKTMLVYHCESGCGAWSTQFLARNKVTKNKNGDPMYKHGFAQGPSADQHCEHCGHKTHLSGPMYGGPLHNVGFIERVLAQLNDVDRETYPTMDRIQGMLHTALEEITFGTKLEKSNGAQQTQVLDALIPKSDPAEIDHHPFFFIPSSVAKVVHCSAPPLAALRGALRHAGFKVTMSHCKPGSIKTDASWSDIWHIMLEWVRQRAPLKNALKTGSPGHAIMAKASASGHTRTTAAAEPAQVPVDPATEAQGTGESATATAKDLPAYLNTKYYVNFDEKLGKDHDRGKYVRYQLAPRENWGPMSRAK; encoded by the coding sequence ATGGCCTCCGCCGATGTTCCCATGACTGACGCGCTCGCCAAGACGATTGATGCAACACCGCAAGCCGGGCAACAAATAAGCCATGCGGGCAAAGAATACACCACCATAAAGGAAGGGTTGGCGCATATCCTCGTGCCTCAGGGCGTGCCCACCTCGACCGACCCCAAATTGTCCAAGGAAGATACGCAGAAGCAACAAGTCTTCTACAACCCGATACAGCAATTCAACCGCGATTTGAGCGTACTGGCGATCAAGACATTTGGTCAGGATTCAATACAGCGGAAGTCCAAGAAGCACGAACAGTTCAAGGAGAGAAATGCGCGGAAGAAGCAGCGGATGCAGGCAAGTCGCGCAGCCAAGGATGTCGCAGACGGTTCGAACGACGTGACCGAGGTGAACCAAACAGCTGCAGTGCCAGGTGTGGAAGAGGTGACGTCCAAGAAGAGGAAGCTGGACGACGTCGAGATGGAGGACGACGCAGCTCCCCCGAAGAAGCAGCGAGTCACCGAAAACGGCGAGAAGGAGGCAGAGGACGAGGTGGACATAAATGGGGGAAGGACACCCTGGAAGCCAGCCTTCAGTATCTTGGATGCGCTATCTGCGACTGGCCTTCGTGCTCTTCGGTACGCCCAAGAGATACCGTTTGCGACTGCCGTCACAGCGAACGACATGTCGCCGAATGCTGTAGAGTCCATTAAACTCAACGTGAAGCACAACAAACTCGAAGAAACCATAACGGCAAACACGGGCAATGCTATAGCTTACATGTACAGCTTCTGTGACAAGAAAGGATACGACGTCATCGATCTAGATCCCTACGGTACTGCAGCCCCGTTCATCGATGCGGCCATACAAGCAATCAACGACGATGGGATGCTGTGTGTAACCTGTACCGACTCTGCCATCTTCGCCTCGCACGGATACCTCGAAAAGACATACTCACAGTATGGTGGCCTGCCTTTCAAAGGTGAGCCGTGCCATGAGGGTGGACTACGCCTGATCCTACATGCCATCGCATCTTCAGCTGCTCGCTATGGCATGGCCATAGAGCCGCTTCTCTCCCTCTCCATCGACTACTACATCCGAGTCTTTGTACGAGTACGAAAAGCACCAAACGACGTCAAACTGCTCGCCGGCAAAACCATGCTCGTCTACCACTGCGAAAGTGGCTGCGGCGCATGGTCTACTCAGTTCCTCGCACGCAACAAGGTTACGAAGAACAAGAACGGTGATCCCATGTATAAACATGGCTTTGCTCAGGGGCCGTCCGCGGACCAGCACTGCGAGCACTGCGGTCATAAGACCCACCTGTCAGGACCAATGTACGGCGGCCCGTTGCATAACGTTGGTTTTATCGAAAGAGTACTAGCGCAACTGAATGATGTTGACCGCGAGACGTATCCGACAATGGATCGCATACAAGGAATGCTCCATACAGCTTTGGAGGAGATTACGTTTGGCACCAAGCTGGAGAAGTCAAACGGAGCGCAACAGACCCAAGTACTGGATGCCCTGATCCCCAAGTCAGATCCGGCAGAGATAGACCATCATCCATTTTTCTTCATACCCAGTTCGGTAGCCAAGGTGGTCCACTGTTCTGCACCACCGTTAGCAGCACTACGTGGCGCGCTACGACATGCGGGCTTCAAAGTAACGATGAGCCATTGCAAGCCTGGCTCCATCAAAACCGACGCTTCTTGGAGTGACATCTGGCACATTATGCTCGAATGGGTGCGGCAGAGAGCGCCGCTCAAGAATGCGCTCAAGACTGGGAGCCCGGGCCACGCCATAATGGCAAAGGCAAGCGCGAGCGGTCACACCAGGACAACTGCCGCTGCAGAACCAGCACAAGTACCGGTCGATCCGGCGACAGAGGCGCAAGGTACGGGGGAATCGGCGACAGCAACGGCAAAGGATTTGCCAGCTTATCTCAACACCAAATACTACGTCAACTTTGACGAAAAGCTTGGCAAGGATCATGACAGAGGCAAGTACGTCCGGTACCAGCTCGCACCAAGGGAGAACTGGGGCCCGATGTCGCGCGCCAAATGA